A genomic stretch from Lathyrus oleraceus cultivar Zhongwan6 chromosome 2, CAAS_Psat_ZW6_1.0, whole genome shotgun sequence includes:
- the LOC127119178 gene encoding uncharacterized protein At1g26090, chloroplastic: MGSISTLAFPLLVGAGVGVPFSRSSSLRTQHSTSMSVAASSSSSQDVAATQLLTFLGKGGSGKTTAAIFAAQHYAMAGFKTCLVIHSQDVTADYLLNCKIGTSHVLCTNNLSAVRLETTKMLLEPLKLLKQADAQLNMTQGTLGGIVGEELGIMPGMDSIFLVLALERLVGFLGMAPSNTQHDKFDIIIYDSVSSEETLRIMGGCSKARLYLKYIRTLAEKTDLGRLAAPSLLRLVDEAMRISSTRSYLNWRMSSETWDNLDQLLEKGSSAFSNSQRFGCFLVMDPNNPTSVNSALRYWGCTIQAGAQVSGAFGLSSHQPKLESYERANKNLSPLPSAFISSPLMISPVDWNRVLLDTANQNARHLLTSLLSQSSNMTSSVKFDVKRKSVTLFMPGFDKSEIKLYQYRGGSELLVEAGDQRRVIALPPEIQGKVGGAKFQDRSLVITLL; encoded by the exons ATGGGCTCAATTTCAACCTTGGCGTTTCCGCTTCTAGTCGGAGCCGGTGTCGGAGTCCCCTTTTCTCGTTCATCTTCTCTTCGAACACAACATTCTACGTCAATGTCGGTGgcagcttcttcttcttcttctcagGATGTTGCTGCAACTCAATTACTCACCTTTCTCGGTAAAGGTGGCTCTGGCAAAACCACCGCAGCTATCTTCGCCGCTCAG CACTATGCAATGGCTGGATTCAAGACATGTTTAGTGATACATAGCCAAGACGTCACTGCAGACTATCTCCTCAACTGTAAAATTGGAACTTCCCATGTCCTTTGCACCAACAACCTTTCGGCTGTTAGGTTGGAAACAACCAAA ATGCTTCTTGAACCTTTAAAACTTCTCAAGCAAGCAGACGCCCAGCTTAATATGACACAAGGAACACTTGGAGGG ATTGTTGGAGAAGAGCTTGGCATTATGCCTGGAATGGACTCCATCTTTTTAGTACTTGCACTTGAGAGGCTTGTAGGATTTTTGGGGATGGCACCTTCCAATACTCAACACGATAAATTTGACATAATAATATATGATAGTGTCAGCAGCGAGGAAACCTTGCGAATCATGGGTGGATGCAGTAAAGCAAG ATTGTACTTGAAATATATCCGCACATTGGCTGAGAAAACTGACCTTGGGAGATTGGCTGCTCCTTCACTCCTCAGACTTGTGGATGAGGCCATGAGAATAAGTAGCACCAGATCTTATTTAAACTGGAGGATGAGTTCAGAAACATGGGACAATTTGGATCAACTTCTCGAG AAAGGATCTTCCGCCTTCTCAAACTCCCAGAGATTTGGTTGCTTCCTTGTGATGGATCCTAACAATCCAACCTCGGTCAATTCTGCATTACGTTATTGGGGGTGTACAATTCAGGCTGGTGCTCAAGTTTCAGGTGCTTTTGGACTCTCCTCACACCAACCAAAACTAGAATCATACGAAAGAGCAAACAAAAATCTTTCTCCTTTGCCTTCTGCTTTTATATCAAGTCCGTTAATGATTAGCCCAGTAGACTGGAACAGAGTTTTACTGGACACTGCGAATCAAAATGCTAGGCATCTTCTTACTTCACTATTGAGCCAATCCAGTAATATGACATCATCAGTTAAGTTTGATGTCAAAAGAAAATCGGTTACTCTCTTCATGCCAGGTTTTGACAAATCAGAGATTAAGCTATACCAA TATAGGGGAGGATCTGAGCTTTTGGTAGAAGCCGGAGATCAAAGACGTGTCATCGCCTTACCCCCAGAAATTCAAGGAAAGGTTGGCGGAGCCAAATTCCAGGACAGAAGTCTTGTTATTACATTGCTATAA
- the LOC127119177 gene encoding protein CHUP1, chloroplastic has translation MIVRLGLIVAASLAAFTVKQLNLGNSKSDHGQERSQKHQDEDTEQEQVTSITDDSHHQRNDTEEEEEEKEEVKLISSIINRANNFEDDDILPEFEDLLSGEIELSFPSDDNKDEKERVYEIEMAYNDSELERLRQLVKELEEREVKLEGELLEYYGLKEQESDIVELQRQLKIKTVEIDMLNITINSLQAERKKLQEELTNGASAKRDLELARNKIKELQRQMQLEANQTKGQLLLLKQQVSGLQVKEEVGARNDAEIEKKLKAVNDLEVNVVELRRKNKELQYEKRELTVKLNAAESRVAELSNMTESEMVAKVKEEVSNLRHANEDLSKQVEGLQMNRFSEVEELVYLRWVNACLRYELKNQQAPSGKLSARDLSKNLSPKSQARAKQLMLEYAGSERGQGDTDLDSNFSHPSSPGSEDFDNASIDSFSSKYSSISKKTSIIQKLKKWGKLKDDSSALSSPSRSFSGSSPKRMSMSVKSRGPLESLMIRNASDSVAITTFGQGDLESSYSPETSTPASADLRKIPSTDSLNSVATSFHLMSKSSVDASVDEKYPAYKYRHKLAMARESDLKDKAEKARVQKFGNHSNLNMIKTERERPHISLPPKLSQIKEKPIVPDSPNDQSEDGKNVENQNISKMKLADIEKRPTRVPRPPPKPSGGGSVSTNSNPANGIPSAPSIPPPPPRPPGGPPPPPPPPRGLSRGAMDDDKVHRAPQLVEFYQSLMKREAKKDTTPLLVSSTGNASDARSNMIGEIENRSTFLLAVKADVETQGDFVTSLATEVRASSFSDVNDLVAFVNWLDEELSFLVDERAVLKHFDWPEGKADALREAAFEYQDLMKLEKQVSTFIDDPKLSCDAALKKMYSLLEKVEQSVYALLRTRDMAISRYKEFGIPINWLQDSGVVGKIKLSSVQLARKYMKRVASELDALSGPEKEPAREFLILQGVRFAFRVHQFAGGFDAESMKAFEDLRSRIQTPQIGGEESKPES, from the exons ATGATAGTCAGGTTAGGACTCATTGTTGCTGCTTCATTAGCAGCTTTTACAGTTAAGCAGCTCAATCTTGGAAACTCTAAATCAG ATCATGGTCAAGAAAGGTCTCAAAAGCATCAAGACGAAGACACCGAACAAGAGCAGGTCACTAGTATTACAGATGATTCTCATCATCAAAGGAATGAT ACTGAGGAGGAAGAAGAGGAGAAAGAGGAGGTCAAGTTAATTAGCAGCATAATTAATAGAGCTAATAATTTCGAAGATGATGATATTCTACCAGAATTTGAAGACCTTTTATCCGGAGAGATTGAGTTATCATTTCCTAGCGATGATAATAAGGATGAGAAAGAAAGAGTTTATGAGATAGAGATGGCATACAATGACAGCGAGTTAGAACGACTGCGGCAGCTAGTGAAGGAATTGGAGGAAAGGGAAGTGAAACTTGAAGGAGAATTGCTTGAGTACTATGGTTTAAAGGAGCAGGAATCAGACATTGTAGAGTTACAAAGGCAGCTGAAAATTAAGACGGTGGAAATAGATATGCTTAATATTACGATTAACTCGTTACAGGCCGAGAGGAAGAAGCTTCAAGAAGAACTCACAAATGGAGCTTCAGCAAAGAGAGATCTTGAGTTGGCTAGAAACAAGATAAAGGAGCTACAAAGGCAAATGCAGCTTGAGGCTAACCAAACAAAAGGCCAACTTTTGTTGCTTAAACAGCAAGTTTCTGGTCTACAGGTGAAAGAAGAAGTGGGTGCCAGAAATGATGCTGAgattgaaaagaaattgaaagcTGTGAATGACTTAGAGGTTAATGTTGTGGAGCTTAGGAGGAAAAATAAAGAACTTCAGTACGAGAAGCGAGAGTTAACTGTTAAACTCAATGCTGCTGAATCTAGAGTAGCAGAGCTCTCCAACATGACAGAG AGTGAAATGGTTGCCAAGGTCAAAGAGGAGGTCAGCAACCTGAGACACGCAAATGAAGACCTGTCAAAGCAAGTGGAAGGACTTCAAATGAATAGGTTTAGTGAAGTTGAAGAGCTCGTATACCTTCGTTGGGTCAATGCATGTTTGAGGTATGAGCTAAAGAATCAGCAGGCACCCTCGGGAAAACTATCGGCGCGCGACCTCAGCAAGAACCTTAGCCCAAAATCACAAGCGAGAGCAAAGCAGCTGATGTTAGAATACGCTGGATCGGAACGAGGTCAAGGGGACACAGATCTCGATAGCAATTTCTCTCATCCCTCTTCACCAGGAAGTGAAGATTTTGACAATGCTTCTATTGATAGCTTTAGTAGCAAATATAGTAGTATTAGCAAGAAAACTAGCATAATCCAAAAATTGAAGAAATGGGGCAAACTCAAAGATGATTCTAGTGCTCTTTCATCACCATCAAGATCATTTTCAGGAAGTTCTCCAAAAAGGATGAGTATGAGTGTTAAATCTAGGGGTCCACTCGAAAGCTTGATGATAAGGAATGCCAGTGATAGTGTGGCCATCACCACCTTTGGTCAAGGGGATCTAGAATCTTCTTATTCTCCTGAAACTTCAACTCCTGCTAGTGCTGATCTTAGAAAAATCCCATCTACCGACTCACTAAATTCTGTTGCTACTTCATTCCATTTGATGTCCAAGTCATCTGTTGATGCGTCTGTGGACGAAAAGTACCCTGCATATAAATATCGCCATAAATTGGCCATGGCTAGAGAGAGTGATCTAAAAGATAAGGCGGAGAAAGCAAGAGTGCAGAAGTTTGGTAATCATTCAAATTTGAATATGATCAAGACTGAAAGAGAGAGGCCTCATATATCTTTGCCACCTAAACTTTCTCAAATAAAGGAGAAGCCAATTGTTCCTGATAGTCCAAATGACCAATCTGAGGATGGAAAGAATGTTGAAAACCAAAACATTAGCAAGATGAAGCTTGCCGACATTGAGAAAAGGCCTACTCGGGTGCCTAGGCCGCCTCCTAAACCATCAGGTGGTGGTTCTGTTAGCACAAATTCAAATCCTGCGAATGGAATACCATCTGCTCCATCCATTCCTCCTCCCCCTCCTCGTCCACCAGGAGGACCGCCTCCTCCACCTCCTCCACCAAGAGGTCTATCAAGAGGGGCAATGGATGACGACAAAGTTCACCGAGCTCCACAGTTAGTTGAGTTTTATCAGTCATTGATGAAACGGGAGGCAAAGAAGGATACTACTCCGTTACTAGTCTCTTCAACCGGTAACGCATCTGATGCCAGAAGCAACATGATTGGGGAAATTGAGAATAGATCAACATTCCTCTTAGCA GTGAAAGCTGATGTAGAAACACAAGGTGATTTTGTCACATCCTTGGCAACTGAAGTTAGAGCATCCTCCTTTTCAGATGTCAATGACTTGGTTGCCTTTGTGAACTGGCTAGATGAAGAACTTTCCTTCTTG GTTGATGAACGAGCTGTCCTGAAGCACTTTGATTGGCCTGAGGGGAAAGCAGATGCACTAAGGGAAGCAGCTTTTGAATATCAAGATCTTATGAAATTGGAGAAGCAAGTCTCTACCTTCATTGATGATCCAAAGCTCTCGTGTGATGCTGCTCTCAAGAAAATGTATTCCTTGCTTGAAAA AGTAGAGCAAAGCGTATATGCACTGTTGCGAACAAGAGATATGGCTATTTCACGATACAAGGAATTCGGAATCCCAATAAACTGGCTACAAGATTCAGGAGTTGTGGGCAAG ATAAAGCTTTCTTCTGTACAACTAGCAAGGAAGTATATGAAACGTGTTGCATCTGAACTTGATGCATTATCTGGACCTGAAAAGGAACCAGCTAGAGAGTTCTTGATTCTGCAAGGCGTGCGTTTTGCTTTCCGCGTCCATCAG TTTGCAGGAGGCTTTGACGCAGAGAGCATGAAGGCTTTCGAAGACCTAAGGAGCCGCATCCAAACCCCTCAAATTGGTGGAGAAGAGAGTAAACCAGAATCATAG